The DNA region AATAAGTTATTTTCTTTAATTTCAATAAGAGCGAATATAAATGCAGCTACACCAGCTTTCATATCAGCGGTTCCACGCCCATAAAGATTACCTTCATGTTCAGTCATCTTGAATGGATCAAAGTCCCAAGCTGACGGATCACCAGCTGCAACAACGTCCATGTGACCAGAGATACCGATGACAGGTTTACCTGAACCATAGTTTGCAACTAGGTCTGCACGGCCGTCACCTAAATCAATCACTTCTGAATCAATATCATGAGATTTTAGAAAGGCTTGGATATGTTCGGCAACTTGTTTTTCTTTGCCATTAACTGAATCGATAGCAATTAAGTCGGCTAAAAACTGAATCTTCTCTTCTGTTGAATACATGTATACTTTCTCTCCTTTGATAAAAAAAATGTTCGTAAAAGGTTGTTATTCCTACAATCAACCTTGAATTACTCTTCAACTATATCCCTTATAGTAAACGTATTCAAGAGTTACTGGCATATAAAAAAGCCCAACCAAGTTTCCCTGGCTGGACTTTAGTGTAGATATCTTATTATTCTGCAGTGATTTCTTTAATTTGGTCTTCTGGTAATTCATGGTAGGGCGTAAACATTACGTATAAGAAAGCAACACCGAATGAAATCACCATAGTGATGATACCGTTAATGAAGTTACCGAATGAACCATCTGGGTTGATGAAAGCAGGGACAGCTGCTATACCTGGGTTTACAAAAGCAAATAGTACAAAGTTTGTAATACCTGCATATAAACCACCGATACCACCACCAAGGATAGACGCAATCAATACATTTTTCATTGGTAAGGCCACACCGTAAAGTGCTGGTTGAGATACACCTAGGGAAGCAGTAATAACCGCTGATAGTGAGTAAGAACGGTATTCTCTATCTTTTGTTTTGATTAGTACAGCTGTAACCGCACCGGCTAAAGCTAAGTTAGAAGCCAATAGACCTGGTGACATAATGTTATCGTAACCTACTGTTGCTAGCAATTGAGTGGCAATTGGGAATAGCGTGTAGTGACCACCGGCCATAACAACGAATAAACCAAAAGCACCGAGTAATAATGGTACAATCCAGCTAGAAACGCCAGTTAACCATGCTAACGCAGCACCTAAGATTTCACCAAATAGGTTACCAATTGGTCCTAATAATAAAACACCAAGAATGGCAGTTAATGTCAAGGTGATTACTGGTAAAAAGATACCACGGACAATTTCTGGAATAAATGTTTTACAAGCACGTTCAATATAGCTTTGTGCCCAGATAATTAAAATAATTGGAATAACAGAGTTGTTATATGTACCAGTATTGGCAATTGGAATACCAAAGAAGTCTGATCCTGGAATATAATTTTCCATAGACATGACAACATCTGGATGTAATAAGAATAGCGCAACTGCTGCTGCTAGTACTTTATTAGTTTTGAATACTTCAGCTGAAGAATAAGCTAATAATACTGGTAAGAAGTAGAAAATTGCAGATGAAATGTTTGATAAAATAAAGTTTTCTGCATTTTCTGGTGAAATAATACCAAAAGTATTTAATAGGATGACAATCCCTTGTAAAATACCGGCAGCCATCAGGGCAATTAAGTTTGGCGCAAAAATATCACGTAAGGCACCAAGGACGCGGTCAATAACGCCTGGTTTTTTCTCTTGTGTTTGTTCTGTAGACATAATGATCTCCCTTTTTTTGTTTAATTATTTTGATATTAAAAAACAATTTCAATACAGCGGTTTCATAATATCTTCTATATTTTCCTCAAATACTTTCACATGATATCAAATTTTAGAGAAAAATGAAATAATATTTGAGAAAATAATCACAATAATTACAAACTTTTTATTTTGAAAGCGCCCTAATTACGCTTATTTTAAAAGAAAACGGTTTATTTACTTAAATGAGGTTGTGCATTATTTGCAATAAATTATATTTGTGAATCTACCAAGAGTGTTGACCATTTGTCTTGAATCTTTTTGGCAACGATTTCTTGGTCGTTACTGGTTAGGATATCGTATTGGCTAACATCGATGGCCATTTTAGCTGAATGGTCATAGTTTTCGTACCATTCATCATATAAGGTGTGCAGTTGCTTATAGTAGGCTAGTAAATCTGG from Aerococcus urinaeequi includes:
- a CDS encoding PTS transporter subunit EIIC, translated to MSTEQTQEKKPGVIDRVLGALRDIFAPNLIALMAAGILQGIVILLNTFGIISPENAENFILSNISSAIFYFLPVLLAYSSAEVFKTNKVLAAAVALFLLHPDVVMSMENYIPGSDFFGIPIANTGTYNNSVIPIILIIWAQSYIERACKTFIPEIVRGIFLPVITLTLTAILGVLLLGPIGNLFGEILGAALAWLTGVSSWIVPLLLGAFGLFVVMAGGHYTLFPIATQLLATVGYDNIMSPGLLASNLALAGAVTAVLIKTKDREYRSYSLSAVITASLGVSQPALYGVALPMKNVLIASILGGGIGGLYAGITNFVLFAFVNPGIAAVPAFINPDGSFGNFINGIITMVISFGVAFLYVMFTPYHELPEDQIKEITAE